The proteins below come from a single Halothiobacillus neapolitanus c2 genomic window:
- a CDS encoding polyamine ABC transporter substrate-binding protein, with protein sequence MKPVFKKQLLGGMIAVAFTAGLVPAAGAAEEKVLNIYNWSDYIAPDTIKNFEKETGIKVNYDNYDSNETLHAKLVAGHTGYDIVVPSANWAELQIKGGLFQKIDKSKVPNLVHLNPAIQKQLAVVDPGNQYLVNWLWGYTTVGINVDKVKAALGDTPMPKSAWDLIFDPKYASKLKSCGISVLDSAYEVLPAALHSMNLPPFTNKKADYEAAYKKIEKVRPYIKEFSSSSYIDDLANGSLCVSLGWSGDMSQSAQRAIDSKNGQKIEVLIPENGGLAFFDSMAIPKDAPHPENALKWMNYILQPKVDASLTNEVLYANPNKDSLPFVTPDVANNKSVFLSDADLAKLVTPKAVDSDTRRLMTRLYTKFKTGS encoded by the coding sequence CATGATCGCCGTCGCGTTTACCGCCGGGCTGGTCCCTGCGGCAGGCGCTGCAGAGGAAAAGGTCCTCAACATCTACAACTGGTCGGATTACATTGCACCGGACACCATCAAGAACTTTGAAAAGGAAACCGGCATCAAGGTCAATTACGACAACTACGACAGCAACGAAACGCTCCACGCGAAACTTGTTGCCGGTCATACCGGTTATGACATCGTTGTGCCCTCAGCCAACTGGGCCGAGCTGCAAATAAAAGGCGGTCTGTTCCAGAAAATCGACAAGAGTAAAGTTCCGAACCTGGTCCACCTCAACCCGGCCATTCAGAAACAGCTGGCGGTGGTCGATCCGGGCAACCAGTACCTCGTCAACTGGCTGTGGGGTTACACCACGGTGGGTATCAATGTCGACAAGGTGAAGGCAGCACTTGGCGATACGCCGATGCCCAAAAGCGCATGGGATCTGATTTTCGATCCGAAATACGCCAGCAAGCTGAAATCATGCGGTATTTCCGTTCTGGATTCGGCCTATGAAGTGCTGCCAGCCGCGCTGCATTCAATGAATTTGCCGCCGTTTACCAATAAAAAAGCCGATTACGAGGCCGCGTACAAAAAAATTGAGAAGGTTCGTCCGTACATCAAGGAGTTCTCTTCCTCAAGCTACATTGACGACCTGGCAAACGGCTCCCTATGCGTTTCCCTCGGCTGGTCCGGCGACATGAGCCAGTCCGCGCAGCGTGCGATCGACAGCAAGAACGGGCAGAAAATCGAGGTCCTGATTCCCGAAAATGGCGGCCTTGCATTCTTCGATAGCATGGCGATTCCAAAAGATGCGCCGCATCCCGAGAATGCACTCAAGTGGATGAACTATATCCTGCAACCGAAGGTTGACGCATCTTTGACCAACGAAGTGCTGTACGCGAATCCCAACAAGGATTCCCTGCCGTTTGTGACGCCGGACGTGGCCAACAATAAGTCCGTGTTCCTCTCCGATGCGGATTTGGCGAAACTGGTGACACCCAAGGCTGTCGACAGCGACACCCGTCGTCTGATGACGCGTCTGTACACCAAGTTCAAGACAGGCTCTTAA